In Schizosaccharomyces osmophilus chromosome 2, complete sequence, the following proteins share a genomic window:
- the mek1 gene encoding Cds1/Rad53/Chk2 family protein kinase Mek1: MEFLSRAILTRSESTQILCEMSQIDESTLDIQQTEDGVLGRLFVFSSTSPQTAISIKKYEDVTVGRGNANTYQLIQSTASYRHFRVYSVLVDDDMDPLVYCQDLSSNGTFLNHCLIGKGNVVLLSDGDILDVRHCASFLYQQKNITDDDYHHEYDGEEFSITHRLLGTGGFSRIYMAIENKTGRQYACKIIEKRKVSSSRFYDDHEVSILKKLNHPNIVHVAMDYNSESQFFIFEELVTGGDLFSYLTKMGTVPEVTCLFIMYQLLQALGYLHSQNIAHRDLKLENILIVSSSDSVFRIILTDFGVARCMENGKRMSTFVGTMEYTAPEVRDLKGRSRRCKELNMGYGKEVDIWSLGIIMYLLLSGNSPVFSTDGNIVFEDAIWKTISRQAKDLISSFLQKIPTERPTVEEALQHPWFFRHKSRLDKLYRTRILKRPSL; encoded by the exons atggaatttttGTCGCGTGCTATACTGACTCGGTCAGAGTCGACTCAAATCCTCTGTGAAATGAGCCAAATTGATGAAAGTACGCTTGACATTCAACAAACTGAAGACGGCGTCTTGGGTCGgttatttgttttctcaTCCACATCTCCTCAAACAG CTATCAGTATTAAAAAGTACGAAGACGTGACTGTAGGACGTGGAAACGCCAATACATATCAACTGATTCAATCCACAGCAAGTTATAGACATTTTAGAGTTTATTCTGTCCTTGTAGACGATGACATGGATCCGTTAGTATACTGCCAAGATCTAAGCTCAAATGGCACGTTTTTGAACCACTGTCTCATCGGTAAAGGAAATGTAGTACTGTTGTCTGACGGTGATATTTTAGACGTCCGTCATTGCGCTTCTTTCTTATATCAACAGAAAAATATAACAGATGATGATTATCATCATGAGTATGATGGTGAAGAATTCAGTATTACCCATCGCTTACTCGGTACGGGTGGTTTTTCGCGTATCTATATggcaattgaaaataaaactgGGAGACAATACGCTTGCAAAATTATTGAGAAGAGAAAGGTCTCTTCTAGTCGCTTTTATGACGATCATGAAGTGTCTATTCTAAAAAAGCTAAATCATCCCAACATCGTTCATGTGGCTATGGACTACAATTCTGAAAGCCAATT TTTTATTTTCGAGGAACTGGTTACAGGCGGCGATTTGTTTAGCTACCTAACCAAGATGGGAACAGTCCCTGAAGTGacatgtttgtttattatgTATCAATTGCTACAAGCATTAGGTTATCTGCATTCTCAAAACATTGCGCATCGTGACTTAAAGttggaaaatattttaattgTCTCTTCAAGCGACAGTGTGTTTCGGATTATTTTGACTGACTTTGGTGTTGCTAGATGTATGGAAAATGGAAAACGAATGTCGACGTTTGTTGGCACCATGGAGTATACGGCTCCAGAAGTAAGAGATTTGAAAGGTCGCAGTAGGCGTTGCAAAGAATTGAATATGGGATATGGCAAAGAGGTTGACATATGGAGCTTAGGAATCATCATGTATCTACTTCTTTCAGGGAACTCTCCTGTGTTTTCCACAGATGGAAACATAGTATTTGAAGACGCGATCTGGAAAACCATCTCGAGGCAAGCTAAAGATTTGatatcttcttttctacaAAAAATACCAACGGAGCGCCCAACAGTCGAGGAAGCATTGCAACACCCTTGGTTTTTTCGACATAAATCTCGGTTGGATAAGTTGTATAGAACTCGAATTCTTAAACGGCCTTCATTATGA
- the uga1 gene encoding 4-aminobutyrate aminotransferase (GABA transaminase), which translates to MTVTPVAKSGPAYFPNEPKGPSVKTSTIPGPKGKATIEEISQVHDVGAVKFPVDYEKSVGNYLVDVDGNVLLDVYSQIATIPVGYNNPTLLEAAKSDEAAIAMMNRPALGNYPPKNWAGMAQEGAIDFAPKGQKYVYYQMSGSDANEVAYKLAMLYRFNNLPRANGAYTEEENTSCMNNSSPGSPEIAVLSFRHSFHGRLFGSLSTTRSKPVHKLGMPAFQWPQADFPALRYPLEKHTTENQDEENRCIEEVEHILSTHHCPIAACIIEPIQSEGGDNHASNEFFHKLQATLKKHNVLFIVDEVQTGMGSTGAMWAHEHWNLPTPPDMVTFSKKFQAAGVYYHDKKLRPHAYQHFNTWMGDPLRAIHAKYIAKEIRNKNLLDNVKTVGDFLYMSLEKLAEKHSGKINNIRGKGKGTFIAWDCESSAARDAFVGRMKMNGINIGGCGVAAIRLRPMLVFQQHHAEILLNKIDELI; encoded by the coding sequence ATGACTGTTACTCCCGTTGCAAAAAGTGGCCCTGCCTATTTTCCTAATGAGCCCAAAGGTCCCTCTGTGAAAACCAGTACTATTCCTGGCCCCAAGGGAAAAGCTACCATCGAAGAAATCAGTCAGGTTCACGATGTGGGTGCTGTCAAATTCCCTGTCGACTACGAAAAATCAGTCGGTAACTACCTTGTAGACGTTGACGGAAATGTTCTTTTGGACGTCTATTCCCAAATTGCTACCATTCCCGTTGGTTACAACAATCCTACTCTTCTCGAAGCTGCCAAGTCTGACGAAGCCGCCATTGCTATGATGAACCGCCCTGCTCTCGGAAATTATCCTCCCAAGAACTGGGCCGGTATGGCACAAGAAGGCGCCATTGACTTCGCTCCCAAAGGTCAAAAATATGTCTACTACCAAATGAGTGGCAGTGATGCCAATGAAGTCGCTTACAAGTTAGCCATGCTTTACCGCTTCAACAATTTGCCCAGAGCTAACGGTGCCTATaccgaagaagaaaacactAGCTGTATGAATAACTCTTCACCAGGAAGCCCTGAAATCGctgttctttctttccGTCATTCTTTCCATGGCCGTCTTTTTGGTTCTCTTTCCACAACTCGCTCCAAGCCTGTCCATAAGCTTGGTATGCCTGCTTTCCAATGGCCTCAAGCTGACTTCCCTGCATTGAGATACCCTCTCGAAAAACACACAACTGAAAAccaagatgaagaaaaccGTTGCattgaagaagttgaacACATTTTAAGTACCCATCATTGTCCCATCGCCGCTTGTATCATTGAGCCTATCCAATCCGAAGGTGGTGATAACCACGCGTCCAATGAATTTTTCCATAAGCTTCAAGCAACCTTAAAGAAGCACAACGTTCTCTTCATTGTCGACGAGGTCCAAACTGGAATGGGCTCTACTGGCGCTATGTGGGCTCATGAACATTGGAACTTGCCAACTCCTCCTGATATGGTTACTTTCTCTAAAAAATTCCAAGCTGCCGGTGTTTATTACCATGACAAGAAACTCCGTCCTCATGCTTATCAACACTTTAACACCTGGATGGGAGACCCTCTCCGTGCTATCCACGCTAAATATATTGCCAAAGAAATTCGTAACAAGAATCTTCTTGATAATGTCAAAACTGTGGGTGACTTTTTATACATGTctcttgaaaaattggCTGAAAAACACTCTGGAAAGATTAATAACATTCGTGGTAAAGGAAAGGGTACTTTTATCGCATGGGACTGTGAATCTTCTGCTGCCCGTGATGCATTCGTAGGTCGTATGAAGATGAATGGTATCAACATCGGAGGCTGTGGTGTTGCAGCAATCCGTCTTCGCCCTATGCTTGTTTTCCAGCAACATCACGCtgaaattcttttaaacaaaattgatgAACTAATCTAA
- the din1 gene encoding RNA NAD-cap (NAD-forming) hydrolase/RNA pyrophosphohydrolase Din1: MHYEFAFYQVRPSSTPSVSEPLEIASYSMTEDCSFHLDDRQLRYYYPPLPHSDLNSGYPDKYHPPKAGAHPISAAKGVLDQKHVDAKAELFSWRGLITKIMCAPLYPKSQWELKLRMDAESGTIFMEEGESSETTYENQDRMCYWGYKFEAISTLPTIWDACSRSDIEDRDNQLVIPDEQYCSIVKYHIGRTRLILAGEIDCVWDAKPGVTPDSDLDGKVTNDPASNETEGQNEEPLPASKRRKVDDVHDSTDPSPTLENPSPHYCELKTSKKQPLEHVGMRRKLLKFWAQSYLLGIGTIVIGFRNDDGVLVEIKELPTRQIPNLLRPYAKPQDWTANRLLVVLEQELDWLKKCVQKHPPNTKFTLQYSANSKLILRVHS; the protein is encoded by the coding sequence ATGCATTACGAATTTGCCTTTTATCAGGTGCGTCCTTCCAGCACGCCGTCCGTGTCGGAGCCTCTTGAAATTGCAAGCTATAGTATGACGGAAGATTGCTCCTTTCATTTAGACGATCGTCAACTCAGATATTACTATCCGCCTTTGCCTCACAGCGATTTAAACAGTGGGTATCCTGACAAATATCATCCGCCGAAAGCAGGTGCACATCCCATTTCCGCGGCAAAAGGTGTTTTAGATCAAAAACATGTCGATGCAAAAGCAGAGCTATTTAGCTGGAGAGGCCTCATCACTAAAATTATGTGTGCACCACTGTACCCCAAAAGTCAGTGGGAATTGAAGCTACGGATGGATGCCGAGAGTGGTACAATTTTTATGGAAGAAGGAGAGTCATCTGAAACAACTTACGAAAATCAAGACAGAATGTGCTATTGGGGCTACAAATTCGAGGCTATTTCTACATTACCCACTATATGGGATGCGTGTTCTCGATCCGACATCGAGGACAGAGACAATCAGCTTGTAATTCCAGATGAACAATACTGTTCCATTGTAAAATACCACATAGGTCGCACTCGGTTAATCCTTGCTGGAGAAATCGATTGCGTCTGGGACGCAAAGCCAGGCGTAACACCAGATTCCGACCTGGATGGTAAAGTTACCAATGATCCAGCGTCGAACGAAACAGAAGGTCAAAATGAAGAACCTCTCCCCGCATCcaaacgaagaaaagtGGATGATGTCCACGATTCTACTGACCCATCACCAACTCTCGAAAATCCTTCTCCCCACTATTGCGAACtgaaaacttcaaaaaagcagCCGCTTGAGCATGTTGGAATGCGTAGGAAGCTCCTCAAATTTTGGGCTCAAAGCTACCTTTTGGGGATTGGCACAATCGTTATTGGGTTCCGAAATGACGATGGAGTTCTTGTGGAAATCAAAGAGCTGCCCACACGCCAAATCCCAAATCTTCTACGTCCATATGCCAAGCCACAAGACTGGACCGCAAATCGTCTTTTGGTCGTTCTTGAGCAAGAACTTGACTGGTTGAAAAAGTGTGTCCAAAAGCATCCTCCAAACACCAAATTCACCCTACAGTACTCGGCAAACAGCAAGTTGATATTGCGTGtccattcataa
- the smc5 gene encoding Smc5-6 complex SMC P-loop ATPase subunit Smc5 has translation MEGHRPEKRRRNNPDYSKYAYGSIVRVKLINFVTYEYCEFFPGPYLNMVIGPNGTGKSTVVSAICLGLGWPPKLLGRAKEAREYIKYGKNSATIELELKLKNDKTVIITRVFSQDKSSSFSINKEACSSSAISHLMEKFNIQLNNLCHFLPQDRVAEFAQLDPFTRLIETERAIDYDGLLLDHEKLIDLRREEKDAMQYKDQGQNTLSSIKERQQALEKEVKIFKDREKIQSYLGMLAVAKDLVVYREKTVIYNQLRDNKKEIKEQLKQFIEESRPILSLTDQFQSDLQDKEEAFNQLSSSLTGFKHHAEREKLSVSKYMENEKRIYEKINSNRALLKASQSAVQEAQQALDGLLGIMGPKPSDQNFEVIHQNMQELNSEKLRYENEKLESSHALGSIRTSKAQKLLDIDNIRRELNAYNDLTRRKLKYIATTPGWEDAFHTYQILKENESTFVEAAYGPIYMHLECKDKKVAPLIEGFFRADTFRTFVMSNYTDYLKLMDHITSKTRYTPTVREFSSERNKKLDDFQCMCSREKLKSFGFDGYLLDYLEGPEVVLVALCHMLKIHQIPVAEKELSPTCVNALNNYRLPNGDPVFRTYLAGSSIHLVFRSPYGNRELTQRTDPLPSNSVYFSESVEPSLVKEKEEQLSSQTSGLDELQANESRLQNKVGECDALISEANEKIGDLRKERDEKLAPLREWQNLNDKVNHQRLVFDQRKKIPSQYERELESSKELRKENCIALMDSITKMKDWNTKATIEFEKSLGSRLNVIETEYRLQKHELDAEQVNTMMRELHDKQQETSVKIAAARKDAMETYNSVVERLQNEDQERQTSITEESENFATVSEVENKISVEETKLGFMNVNNFVMEQYDRRKIEIEELEVKMSRLDESMLVTQEKIEDIKKSWLVKLEGVIECITERFSRSMSSMGYAGEVRLGKAEDFDKWRIDIMVQFREAEGLQKLTGQRQSGGERSVSTIMYLLALQGVATAPFRIVDEINQGMDPRNERVVHSHIVNSTCETPSSQYFLVTPKLLPDLTYHRNLKVLCICNGSWLPNTFRMSLTSYLENLKSELLLPAS, from the exons ATGGAGGGCCATAGGCCTGAAAAACGAAGGAGAAACAATCCGGATTACTCAAA ATATGCATATGGAAGCATCGTGCGGGTGAAACTCATCAATTTTGTCACATATGAATATTGTGAGTTTTTTCCCGGTCCATACTTAAACATGGTTATTGGTCCTAATGGCACTGGTAAAAGTACTGTTGTATCAGCCATTTGTTTGGGCCTAGGATGGCCTCCAAAG TTACTTGGAAGGGCTAAAGAAGCTAGGGAGTACATTAAGTATGGAAAAAACAGCGCTACAATTGAATTGGAACTGAAACTTAAAAACGACAAAACGGTCATTATAACGCGCGTATTCAGCCAAGACAAGTCAAGTTCATTCTCTATAAATAAGGAAGCTTGCTCATCTTCAGCGATTTCCCATTTGatggaaaaattcaatattcAATTAAATAATCTCTGCCATTTTCTGCCACAAGATAGAGTTGCCGAATTTGCACAGTTGGATCCATTTACTAGACTTATTGAAACAGAAAGAGCTATCGATTACGACGGATTGTTGCTTGACCATGAGAAACTGATTGATTTACGAAGAGAGGAAAAGGATGCTATGCAATACAAAGATCAGGGTCAGAACACTTTAAGCTCAATCAAAGAAAGGCAGCAAGCTCTTGAAAAGGAAGTAAAGATTTTTAAAGATCGTGAAAAAATTCAGTCTTATCTTGGTATGCTAGCCGTAGCGAAAGACCTTGTAGTATACCGAGAGAAAACGGTAATTTATAACCAGTTAAGGGATaacaagaaggaaattaaagagcaattgaagcaatttattgaagaatCTCGTCCAATTCTGAGTTTGACAGACCAATTTCAATCGGACTTACAAGATAAAGAAGAGGCTTTCAATCAACTATCATCTTCGTTGACTGGATTCAAGCATCATGCAGAAAGGGAAAAGTTATCCGTGTCCAAGTAtatggaaaatgaaaaacgaatttacgagaaaataaattcaaatCGTGCGCTTTTGAAAGCCAGCCAGTCGGCAGTTCAAGAAGCCCAACAGGCCCTTGATGGACTGCTGGGAATAATGGGCCCAAAGCCATCGGATCAAAACTTTGAGGTTATCCATCAAAACATGCAAGAACTCAATTCGGAAAAATTGCGTTAcgagaatgaaaaattggagAGCTCACACGCACTTGGTAGCATACGTACCTCTAAAGCACAAAAGCTTCTTGACATTGATAATATTCGACGTGAACTTAATGCATATAATGATCTTACACGGAGAAAGTTGAAGTATATAGCAACGACGCCTGGTTGGGAAGATGCTTTTCATACTTATCAGATCTTAAAGGAAAACGAATCAACCTTTGTTGAAGCTGCATATGGGCCTATCTACATGCATTTGGAATGCAAAGACAAGAAAGTTGCTCCTTTAATCGAAGGTTTTTTCCGAGCCGACACGTTTCGAACATTCGTTATGTCCAATTATACTGACTATTTGAAGTTGATGGATCACATTACTTCCAAAACGAGATACACCCCTACAGTACGAGAATTTTCTAGTGAACGGAACAAGAAACTGGATGATTTTCAGTGTATGTGTTCTCGTGAAAAGCTTAAATCATTTGGATTCGATGGTTATTTATTAGATTATTTGGAGGGACCAGAAGTTGTCTTGGTAGCCTTATGTCATATGCTGAAAATTCACCAAATTCCTGTTGcagaaaaggaattatCTCCAACTTGTGTTAATGCGCTAAACAACTATCGCCTACCAAATGGTGACCCTGTGTTTAGAACGTATCTTGCAGGTTCTTCAATTCACCTGGTTTTTCGTTCCCCTTATGGTAATAGAGAATTGACTCAAAGAACGGATCCGCTTCCTTCTAATAGCGTTTACTTCTCTGAAAGCGTTGAGCCATCAttagtaaaagaaaaggaagagcaACTTAGTTCCCAGACATCTGGACTAGATGAGTTGCAAGCTAATGAAAGTAGATTGCAGAATAAAGTCGGCGAATGTGACGCGTTGATTTCTgaagcaaatgaaaaaattggagACTTACGTAAAGAAAGAGATGAAAAGTTGGCTCCTCTACGAGAATGGCAAAACTTGAATGACAAAGTAAACCATCAGCGTTTGGTTTTCGACCAGCGGAAAAAAATCCCAAGTCAATATGAAAGAGAGTTGGAAAGTAGTAAGGAATTGCGCAAAGAGAATTGTATAGCCCTTATGGATTCTATCacgaaaatgaaggatTGGAATACAAAAGCAAcaattgaatttgaaaaaagtcTTGGGTCAAGATTGAACGTAATTGAAACCGAGTATCGTTTACAAAAACACGAGCTGGATGCGGAACAGGTGAATACCATGATGCGTGAACTGCATGATAAACAGCAAGAAACTTCAGTAAAAATTGCTGCAGCAAGAAAAGATGCAATGGAAACGTATAATTCTGTCGTTGAACGCTTGCAAAATGAAGATCAAGAACGGCAGACCTCTATCACAGAAGAAAGCGAGAATTTTGCGACAGTTTCCGAggttgaaaataaaatcagtgtagaagaaacaaagttGGGCTTTATGAACGTCAATAACTTTGTGATGGAACAATATGACCGTCGAAAGATTGAAATAGAGGAACTAGAGGTGAAAATGAGTAGACTCGATGAGTCCATGCTTGTGacacaagaaaagatagaaGATATCAAAAAGTCTTGGCTAGTTAAGTTAGAGGGTGTCATCGAGTGTATAACTGAGAGGTTCTCACGAAGCATGTCTAGTATGGGATACGCAGGAGAAGTACGTTTGGGAAAAGCAGAAGATTTCGATAAATGGCGTATAGATATCATGGTACAATTTAGAGAAGCAGAAGGACTGCAAAAGCTTACTGGTCAGCGACAATCTGGAGGTGAACGATCTGTTTCAACCATAATGTATTTGCTAGCTCTTCAGGGTGTCGCTACTGCACCATTTCGTATCGTGGATGAAATCAATCAGGGTATGGATCCTCGAAACGAACGTGTCGTTCATTCCCATATTGTGAACTCGACGTGCGAAACCCCATCATCTCAATACTTTTTGGTTACTCCTAAGCTTCTTCCAGACTTGACTTATCATCGCAACCTGAAAGTGTTGTGCATATGCAATGGAAGCTGGCTTCCAAATACGTTTCGAATGTCTCTTACTTCGTATTtagaaaatttgaaaagcgAACTGCTCTTGCCTGCTTCTTGA
- the dad3 gene encoding DASH complex subunit Dad3, whose protein sequence is MSEDLTSSKEKQILQKQVLDEYTKLARNMDSLAKLLHEMVCSPSNNILDSLRELEKEIGLVHTLFKASVWAILADLETQETKT, encoded by the exons ATGTCGGAAGACTTGACCTCCTCAAAGGAGAAACAAATTCTACAAAAGCAAGTTTTGGATGAATATACTAAATTAGCTAGGAATATGGATTCT CTTGCAAAATTGTTGCATGAGATGGTGTGTAGTCCATCAAACAATATCCTTGACTCTTTAAGAGAACTGGAAAAGGAGATCGGTTTGGTACATACGTTATTTAAAGCAAGTGTTTGGGCTATATTGGCAGACTTGGAAACgcaagaaacaaaaacttaA
- a CDS encoding ThiJ domain protein — MSMQIVRENSSNSTILQPFANPLWAPTPVHSSKNSKRRTLKMCIALPDNGYDVTQVCDSWQYFLKQGFMVHFATLTGYVAQADQTQLGGLKSWFVGATAETCTLYGRMSTTSEYLKPLSLSSDSFTFNAYDLVLIPGGQDAAVLDFVHSPRLSALLADYIPLCSRASGNHALGAIAQGAIAIHRAVPNLQIKSTTTPLYMERTSYLFGTSNPLAYASTLIPEDKYEVGPTASHWVYSDEKYFYASGRHSGDVELLCKALRNLVASALH; from the coding sequence ATGTCGATGCAAATTGTCCGTGAAAATTCGTCAAACTCTACTATATTACAGCCATTTGCCAATCCGTTATGGGCTCCTACTCCTGTGCACAGCAGTAAAAATAGTAAGCGACGTACACTCAAAATGTGTATCGCTTTACCCGACAATGGTTACGATGTGACCCAAGTCTGCGATTCTTGgcaatattttttgaaacaaggTTTCATGGTCCATTTCGCAACTTTGACAGGGTACGTCGCTCAAGCTGATCAAACACAGTTAGGCGGTTTGAAGTCTTGGTTTGTGGGTGCTACTGCAGAAACTTGCACACTTTATGGTAGAATGTCCACCACTTCAGAATATTTGAAACCTTTAAGCTTGTCTTCTGATTCTTTTACATTCAACGCTTATGATTTAGTTCTTATTCCAGGTGGCCAGGATGCTGCAGTTTTAGATTTTGTTCACTCTCCCCGCTTGTCCGCCTTGCTTGCCGATTATATTCCTTTATGCTCTCGTGCTAGCGGTAACCATGCTTTAGGAGCCATCGCCCAAGGCGCTATTGCCATCCACCGTGCTGTTCCAAATCTCCAAATTAAATCGACAACAACACCTCTTTATATGGAAAGAACATCTTATTTGTTTGGTACTTCTAATCCACTTGCTTATGCCTCTACACTTATCCCAGAAGACAAATACGAAGTTGGTCCAACGGCTTCTCATTGGGTTTATTCCGATGAAAAGTACTTTTACGCTTCTGGTCGTCATTCAGGCGATGTTGAATTGCTTTGCAAAGCCCTTCGCAACCTTGTCGCTAGTGCGCTTCATTGA
- the atg43 gene encoding mitophagy receptor Atg43 — MPLDKKKFETFGEQSHKPNASGTWDEDYELVSLNSSQDALNSSFSRSIPVDSNRTSSPLRIESLSSSTIMVNTKLREFEIGEGIPETQELSQAPLEKDDSEEVTKSIPDSSDDAYEEEREEEDIESKEEVENEEDESIWESDYSEAPTEPALAAVEPHKGKAFMSPSSSGTYESEALEYDVPAVPDLRFQNSYLKSLEQANGSIPLICWITVRDQILFPFLSGGMWIFVRHFLGFMKIQEKGFHFGQWLRRTFGFFFSSSSKK; from the coding sequence ATGCCTTTGGATAAGAAGAAGTTTGAAACATTCGGCGAACAATCACACAAGCCTAATGCTAGTGGAACTTGGGACGAAGATTATGAGCTTGTTAGTTTAAATTCTAGTCAAGATGCCCTGAACAGTTCATTTTCGAGATCCATTCCTGTGGACTCGAACCGCACTTCTTCTCCGTTAAGGATAGAGTCTCTAAGCTCGTCAACGATTATGGTCAACACAAAGTTGAGGGAATTTGAAATTGGAGAAGGAATTCCCGAGACACAGGAATTGAGTCAAGCACCATTAGAGAAAGACGACTCTGAAGAGGTTACCAAGTCTATTCCTGATTCCAGCGATGATGCTTATGAGGAGGAGAGAGAAGAGGAAGATATAGAGAgtaaagaagaagttgaaaacgaagaagatgaaagtATATGGGAATCTGACTATTCTGAAGCTCCAACTGAACCTGCTCTTGCAGCTGTTGAGCCTCATAAAGGGAAAGCATTTATGTCACCAAGCTCTTCCGGCACATATGAAAGCGAAGCATTGGAATATGATGTTCCCGCCGTCCCTGACCTTcgttttcaaaattcttACTTGAAGTCACTTGAACAAGCAAATGGCTCGATTCCTCTTATCTGCTGGATTACTGTTCGTGATCAAATCCTGTTCCCTTTTCTTAGTGGTGGGATGTGGATTTTTGTCCGCCATTTCTTGGGATTTATGAAGATTCAAGAGAAAGGATTTCATTTTGGTCAATGGCTTCGCAGAACATttgggttttttttctcttcctcttccaaGAAATAA